In Mycetocola spongiae, the genomic stretch AAATCCCTCGGGCAGCCCCAGCCGCTCGCGGGCCACCCGGTCCAGGACCTGCTCACCCAGGTGACCAAACGGGGGATGCCCCAGATCGTGGGCGCTGGCCGCGGCCTGCACCACCACGGGATCGCAGCCGCCGAGGGAGTCGAGGATCGCGCGGGTCTGCGGATCGGAGTGGACCAGCGAAACGGCGATCTCGCGCGCGACCGATGTGACCTTAATCGAGTGGGTCAGCCGATTATGAATTACCGGGCCCACGCTCGCCTGCGGAATCACCTGGGTCACCGCGGAGAGGCGGGAAAAATACGGGGAGAAGCGCAGCCGCTCCAGATCGATGCGATAGGGGCGAGATTCCCGCCCCTCGGTCTCCACCGGTTCGGCTATGACGCGCTCCTGGCGCGGGTCGAGAATCTGATCGCTCATCGGGCACTCACCTTCCACGCCAAATCCTGGCGTGACAGCATCCTAGAACACCCGCGGCACGCGGGTGGCTCCCCTCACCGCAACATTCGGGTTATCGGGGCAAGGGGAACCGGTCTTCGGGGGGAGGAAGGGTGCGGGACGGGCCTTGGCTCCGTCCGCAACCGCGCTGTGGTGGGAGCGGGTTCGGGCCCGCTCCCACCGTCGACGTGCGGCGTCTGACCCCAGCCTAGGGGCGGCGGGCGGGCGCCGATCCGGGGGTGAGAGGAACTTCACCCCGGGGTTCACCCCCGCGCGAGTGGGCGGGCTAGGCGGGGTCCTCCGGGGTGAGGATTCCCAGGCTCGCGGCGCGCATCACGGCGTCCCGGCGATTGCCCACATCCAGCTTGCGAAACAGCGAACGGGTCTGGGTTTTTACGGTGTTCTGGGAGACGGTGAGTTCGGCGGCCGTCTCGGCCACGCTCAGCCCGCGGGCGATATGTTCCAGGACAAGGAGCTCGCGCGCGGAGAGCTGCACGCGGGGAGTCTCGCGCGCCCAGACCGCGGGCAGGGTGTCCAGCAGCGCGGCCAGCGCGGCGGCGGATGCGGGATCGGAGTGTTCGGCCGCGAGATCCACGAGCCGCTCCAGGCCCCCGCGCGGCACCTGCAGCAGCGGCAGGGAGAGGCCCCATTCGCGCAGCGTCAGGAGCGCATTGCCGAGTTCCGCAACCGCGCTTTCAGCCTCCTCACTCCCGGCCAGGGCCACCGCAAATAGCAGGTGGCAGAGTGCCCGCTCGCGCGGGGAGAGCTCGGCGGAGTTTAGCCCGGCCAGGGCGACCGCGGCGCGGCGATGCTCACCCATCAGGAGATCGCGGCGCGCATGAAACAGGACCACACAGGACAGGCCGCGGTCGAGCCTTTCGGTGAGCCGATCCGCGCGCGCCACATTGCCCGCGCCGAGTTCCAGATCGGCCTGGAGCACACTCAGCCGGGTGCGCAGGACCCGGGTGATCGCGGGTTGGCGGCGCGCACCCATCCGGGTCTCCAGGCGAAGGAGCGCATCGGACCGCCGCCCGTCGATCAGATCACAGAGCACCAGGATTTCCACGAGCCCACCCCAGTGCTCACTCGTCTCAATCTCCGGCAGGTATTCGTGGATATGCTCGCGGGCCGCCGCGGTATCAAACCGTTCCAATTCCAGCGCCGCGCGGGCCACAGCGCCCAGCGTGGTCAGATAGATCCGGGTATTTCCGGTGAAGGGAGGGAGTGCATCCAGCTCGCGCAGGGAGGCCGCGGCGGCATCCATATCCCCCAGCACCGCATAGACCCCCGCGGTCAGCGAGAGCCCATGATAGGGATCGCTGAGCTGGCGCGGCGGGGTGGCCGCGAGCGACGCGGCCAGGAGCTCCAGGGCGCGGGCGGTATCCCCGGCGTAGAGATGCGTGATCGCATTATGGTTAAACAGGAGCGGGAGGATGCTGCCGAGGCTCTCGGCCGATCCGGCGGGCAGCTCCGCGATCCGCACATCCGCCTCGCGCACCGCGCGCAATGCCTGCGGGAAGCGACCCAGCACCCGGTAGGCCGCCGCCTGGATCGAGGAGAGGATCACCTTCTCGCTGATCGAGGCCCGCTCATAGCGCCCGCGTACCCCGGTGACCGCGAGGGTGAAATACTCGGCTGAACGCAGGCGGGTATGCCCGTTGGCGTTATACACGAGGGCGAGGGCCATACAGAGCACGGGGAAACGGCGGATGCGCAGCAGCAGAATCTCGCGGAGACGATCGCGCAGGAGGGCGCCGTGCTCGGCGGTCAGCTCGTTAAAATTGCGCCAGACCACCTCGGAGGCCAACTCATAATTGCCCGAGGATACCGCGCGCGTCAGGGCCTCCCCCGGCAGGTTATGTGTCATCTTCCAGACCACCAGCCGCCGCGAGGCCTCCTCCGCGAATACGCGGTGATCACGCTGGAGTTCCGTGGTCATTCGGGCGCGGGCGGCGGGATCGAGGACCAGAATATCCTCCTGCATCGGACCCGTTGCGGGCCGATTCCCGGGTTGCGTCAGGCCGGGCAGCAGCGCCAGGGCGCCCGCCCTCCCGTCCACCAGCACCTCGGCGAGGGCGAGGGGCAGCTTCTCGGGGAGGGCAAGCGAGAGGAAGCGCGCGTATTCCTCGGTGGAGGAGCTCTCGCTGCGCGCCCGCAGGAGCGAAAATTCGATCAGGGCATCGCGGCCGTTCGGGGCGTGTTGTCCCCCCTCGGCCAGGGCGCGGGCGGCGAGCCGGATGGCCCCGGGGTGGCCGCCGAGGACCGTGCGGAGCTCGGCCTCGGCGGCGGCGGGATCGGCCACGCCCAGGAGGGCAAAATAGGCGCGGGTCTGTTCCGGGCTGAAGTGGAGATCCCCGGCGCGGAGCCGGGAGAAATCCAGATTGGCATCGTCCGCCGCCCGGGCCAGGCCGCCCAGATCGCTGCCGAGGGCGATCACGCGCAGCCCGGGGCAGCCGCGCACCACGGCCACCAGGTCCGCGATCCACTCGGGCTCGCGGATGTATTGGGCATCGCGCAGGATCAGGGTGAGCTCGCCGCGGTCCCCCGCCCAGCGCACCAGGGCCTCCCGGCCCGGGCCGTCACCCGCGAATCCGGGATGCTCGGGATGGTCCACGAGGCGCGCGATCATCCGCCAAAATTCCTGGCGGTGGAGCCCGGGGCCGATGCCGATCCAGGCCCCCTCGAGCTCGCGGTTCCGGGCTGCCCACTGGGCGGCGAGCGTGGTTTTTCCCGCTCCGGGGCCGGCTTCGAGCAGGATGAGTCCGGCCTCACCAAGCGGAATATCGCGGGTAAGGAGATGGGTGGGCAGGCGCGGGACATAGCGAATCATGTGTCCGTCCCCCTCGTACCGGTTGGGGTGCGCCGGGTGCGCCCCCGCAATAACCCGAAGACAAACCTACCGTTATGCACGCGATGTGGCCAGGACCCACTACGGAAACGCTGCGGGCGGCCCCGCCGGGGGTGGGGCCCGGGCCGCGCGGGGCAGGGCGGCCCCGAAAAACAGCGACCTGCCAGCCTCGGGCGGGCTCGGCGGATCTAGTGTCGAGGGATGGGGAGGGCAGAAAAAACCCCGGTAGCATGCCGACTCAAGTTCGACAGAGGCATATACCGGGGACTTCGTGTTTAAGCGTACATAGAGGAAGGGAAATAGTCCAGTGGATTTTACCGAGCAAGAGATTTTTGCGTTGGACCGGTCGATCACCCCGGCCCGGATGGGCGCGTATCGCGCGGCCGCCGCGGGCGATCCCGGCCGTGCCCGCGAGCTTTATCTCCGGGACCGCCGGCTTGCGGGGGCGTTCCTGGCCGATCTGGGCCTCCTGGAGGTGGCATTGCGTAATGCGATGAATAGACAGCTCGCGCTGCGCTGGGAAGATACCTGGTATCACAATAGGGAAATGCCGCTTGATGATCGCTCCCTGGCGGCGCTGTCCCGGGCCTGGGCGCAGGTGCCGGGGGAACGCACCCCCGGCCGGGTGGTGTCCTCGTGCATGCTGGGGTTTTGGCGCGGGCTCCTGGACCGGGGCGATCATGTGGGCCGCCCTCCGCGCCGCGCGCGCTGCGATTATGAGGTGCTGTGGCGCGGGGTTTTGGATCGTGCTTTCCCGGGTGGTCGCGCCATTTCGCAGGTGGATGCGGCCCGCTGGAACCGGGACTATGCCCACGGGGTGGTCTCGCGCGTGAATGATCTGCGCAATCGGGTGGCCCACCATGAGCCCCTCGTCAACGGGTTTCCCCTGAGCGGTCAGCGCCGCAGGCTTTCCGTGGGCGAGGCGGCGGCGGATTGTCTCCGGCTGGCGGGCATGCCCGATCGCGACCTGGAGTCGGTATTGCGCCGTACCTCCACGGTGCCGCGGATCCTGAACCAGTCTCCCCAATCCTCCTAGCGTCCGGCGGTGTGCCCGGTGGAGATGACGGTTGCGAATTTCAGACCCGGCCTCGGTCGGCCAGGTGGATTTATGCGGGTATGAGCGGGTTTCCCCGGCGTGCGCGGAACACATAGCGGCCCCACCCGGCCCGGTCGAGGGGCGACTCGGGACGGGATGAGCCCGCACTAAACCCACTATGACCCCGAACTCTCCGAAGGGCACTCGGGGAAAAGACGTGCGCTCACCGAACACGCTACGACCCCGAAGGCAGGGTTGGGGAAAGAAGTGCGCGCGCCGAACGAGTCACCGCCCCGAACTCCCCGAAGGGTACTTAGAGAAAAAGAAGTGCGCGCCGAACGAGACACGGCCCCCGAACTCTCCGAAGGCAGGGGTAGGGGAAAGAAGTGCGCGCGCCGAACGAGACACGGCCCCGAACTCCCCGAAGGGTACTGAGAGAAAAAGAAGTGCGCGCGGCGGGCCCGTACATCCTCCGTCCCCACGGAGGGCGGGCCCGCGGCGCTGCAGGTTATTGGGTGGCGTCTTCCTCCGCGGCGGCCGCAACATCGGTGCGGGAGATCCAGACGAGCAGTGCGGTTCCCCCGAGCGCGAGCACCAGGGCGATACCCAGGTAGAGGCGCGCGTAGGCGCGGCCCGGGTCGAGGAGCACCATGAGGATGAGCACAAACGAGAGCGTGGCGGCGCTGATGACGATCAGCCGGCGCACCCTCGCGGTGGTGGACCCGTCCACGGACAGCGCGGCGACCGGGGCGCTGGTGCGCGCCGGTTCCAGGGTGTCCAGGTGTTGGGTCATGATTCCACCATCGGCCCTTTGGGGCGGGCGCACAAGTCGTCCTTTTGGTGGACATCGGGCGCGGCGCGGCGTGTCGCCCCAGAAATACTATCCGCGGGACAGCAGGGAGGACACCCGGAGCTTTGCCGAGTTGATCCAGACCTCGGAGAACTCCACGGGGGTGCCGTCCACCAGATAGGTGATCTGCTCGAGGTGCTGCATCGGTATATGGGCCGGCAGTCCCAGCGATTCGCTCACCTCGGCGGGTGCCGCAACGGCGGCGAAGGTGCGGCGGCCGGAGCCGATGCGCAGGCCAAATTCGCCCTCGAGGGCACCAAAGAGGGTGGAGTGGGCAAAATCGGTGTCCTGGATGCCCGGCGCGAGGTCAAGGCGCACATAGTTCACGAGATAGGCCACGGGGGCGTCCCCGGTGAGGCCCTGCCGGGTAAGCCGGAAGACGCGGGAGTCCGTGGGCGAGTCCAGGAGCGAGGCCGCATTGGTGGGGGGATCGATCACCTCGGCCCCGATCACGCGGGTATGCCAGGGGATGCCCTGCGCGGCAAAATCCTCGGCGAGGCTGCGCAGGCTCTGCGC encodes the following:
- a CDS encoding GntR family transcriptional regulator: MSPDSFEFDRSLPAPLHVQVSEEMRARIASGRWQPHYRLKAEPDLAVDLGISRGTLRRAISTLVDEGVLVHTRGRGTFVTSATIEPAIAQSLRSLAEDFAAQGIPWHTRVIGAEVIDPPTNAASLLDSPTDSRVFRLTRQGLTGDAPVAYLVNYVRLDLAPGIQDTDFAHSTLFGALEGEFGLRIGSGRRTFAAVAAPAEVSESLGLPAHIPMQHLEQITYLVDGTPVEFSEVWINSAKLRVSSLLSRG
- a CDS encoding LuxR C-terminal-related transcriptional regulator — translated: MIRYVPRLPTHLLTRDIPLGEAGLILLEAGPGAGKTTLAAQWAARNRELEGAWIGIGPGLHRQEFWRMIARLVDHPEHPGFAGDGPGREALVRWAGDRGELTLILRDAQYIREPEWIADLVAVVRGCPGLRVIALGSDLGGLARAADDANLDFSRLRAGDLHFSPEQTRAYFALLGVADPAAAEAELRTVLGGHPGAIRLAARALAEGGQHAPNGRDALIEFSLLRARSESSSTEEYARFLSLALPEKLPLALAEVLVDGRAGALALLPGLTQPGNRPATGPMQEDILVLDPAARARMTTELQRDHRVFAEEASRRLVVWKMTHNLPGEALTRAVSSGNYELASEVVWRNFNELTAEHGALLRDRLREILLLRIRRFPVLCMALALVYNANGHTRLRSAEYFTLAVTGVRGRYERASISEKVILSSIQAAAYRVLGRFPQALRAVREADVRIAELPAGSAESLGSILPLLFNHNAITHLYAGDTARALELLAASLAATPPRQLSDPYHGLSLTAGVYAVLGDMDAAAASLRELDALPPFTGNTRIYLTTLGAVARAALELERFDTAAAREHIHEYLPEIETSEHWGGLVEILVLCDLIDGRRSDALLRLETRMGARRQPAITRVLRTRLSVLQADLELGAGNVARADRLTERLDRGLSCVVLFHARRDLLMGEHRRAAVALAGLNSAELSPRERALCHLLFAVALAGSEEAESAVAELGNALLTLREWGLSLPLLQVPRGGLERLVDLAAEHSDPASAAALAALLDTLPAVWARETPRVQLSARELLVLEHIARGLSVAETAAELTVSQNTVKTQTRSLFRKLDVGNRRDAVMRAASLGILTPEDPA